Proteins from a genomic interval of Lycium ferocissimum isolate CSIRO_LF1 unplaced genomic scaffold, AGI_CSIRO_Lferr_CH_V1 ctg60, whole genome shotgun sequence:
- the LOC132045106 gene encoding ACT domain-containing protein ACR11-like: protein MTMAYCGSISGIYTNLNAIEKLPISSPCLFRGSFGLDPVQRISVVSKRLAFSENTIIPKASSAATVEDGSSQDTAVPTPKVIIDLDSDPEATVVEVTFGDRLGALIDTMSALKNLGLNVVKANVYLDQSGKHNKLCITHASTGRKVEDPEILEAIRLTIINNMMEFHPESSSQLAMGEAFGAFQPDHKIDVDIATHIHVYDDGPEQSLLCVEAADRPGLIVDLVKIITEINIDVISGEFDTEGLLAKAKFHVSYKNKALIKPLQQVLANSLRYYLRRPTTEESSF from the exons ATGACTATGGCTTATTGTGGAAGCATTTCTGGTATTTACACTAATTTAAATGCAATTGAGAAACTACCCATTTCAAGTCCATGTCTCTTCAGAGGTTCTTTTGGTTTGGACCCTGTACAGAGAATATCCGTTGTTTCCAAGAG ATTAGCTTTTTCTGAGAATACAATTATTCCAAAAGCATCCTCAGCTGCAACTGTTGAG GATGGAAGTTCCCAAGATACCGCTGTGCCAACCCCCAAGGTCATCATAGATTTGGATTCCGACCCGGAGGCAACTGTAGTTGAGGTTACTTTTGGTGATCGCCTTGGGGCTCTTATTGACACG ATGAGTGCACTCAAAAATCTTGGACTGAATGTTGTCAAGGCTAATGTCTATCTAGATCAATCAGGGAAGCACAATAAGTTATGCATCACACATGC TTCTACAGGTAGAAAGGTCGAGGATCCAGAGATACTAGAAGCAATTCGATTgacaattatcaacaatatGATGGAGTTTCATCCG GAATCTAGCTCCCAGTTAGCTATGGGTGAAGCCTTTGGTGCTTTTCAACCAGATCATAAG ATTGATGTGGACATAGCAACCCATATCCATGTCTATGACGATGGTCCTGAACAAAG CTTACTGTGTGTAGAGGCAGCGGATCGACCTGGACTGATAGTTGATCTCGTCAAGATCATCACTGAAATAAACATTGATGTTATATCAGGAGAATTTGACACTGAG GGATTGCTAGCTAAGGCAAAATTTCACGTAAGCTACAAGAACAAAGCCCTCATCAAGCCCCTTCAACAG GTTCTTGCAAACAGCCTGCGCTATTACTTGAGGAGACCTACAACAGAAGAGTCAAGTTTTTAA